In Lycium ferocissimum isolate CSIRO_LF1 chromosome 11, AGI_CSIRO_Lferr_CH_V1, whole genome shotgun sequence, a single genomic region encodes these proteins:
- the LOC132038508 gene encoding LOW QUALITY PROTEIN: uncharacterized protein LOC132038508 (The sequence of the model RefSeq protein was modified relative to this genomic sequence to represent the inferred CDS: inserted 1 base in 1 codon), which produces MSAYHGLPSGFASSERIEPGCLSKRSPADQCEYYRGAESWRLSWPKNQRTHSEPSIYFRSRTASIMMIVNNYVVLAKEVYGVAETLLISFLLVLSVDFIVESTGVFTENEKVVAHLKGGAKKVVISTPSXDAPIFVVDVVKEYKPELDIVSNATCTTTNFLAPLAKVINDRFGIVEDLMSTVHSMQFGYDEFYM; this is translated from the exons ATGTCAGCGTACCATGGTTTGCCATCTGGCTTTGCCTCTAGTGAGCGTATTGAGCCTGGTTGTCTTTCAAAGAGATCTCCAGCAGATCAATGTGAGTACTATCGGGGTGCTGAATCATGGAGGCTATCGTGGCCAAAGAATCAGCGAACTCATTCTGAGCCCTCG ATATATTTCAG AAGTAGAACTGCAAGTATTATGATGATAGTGAATAACTATGTTGTCCTTGCCAAAGAGGTGTATGGAGTTGCAGAAACCCTACTAATCTCCTTCTTG CTGGTGTTGAGTGTTGACTTCATAGTTGAATCAACCGGTGTCTTCACTGAAAATGAGAAGGTTGTTGCTCACTTAA AAGGTGGTGCCAAGAAGGTTGTGATCTCTACTCCCA AAGACGCCCCCATAtttgttgtggatgttgtaaaGGAATACAAGCCAGAATTGGACATTGTCTCCAATGCTACTTGCACTACTACTAACTTCCTTGCACCTTTGGCCAAG GTTATCAATGATAGGTTTGGCATTGTGGAGGATCTCATGAGCACTGTCCACTCAATGCAATTTGGATATGATGAATTTTATATGTAG